In Papaver somniferum cultivar HN1 chromosome 9, ASM357369v1, whole genome shotgun sequence, the genomic stretch CTTCAGATATGGAGTGTCCACTAGGAAGTTCAACGTTCTTCACAGCTGCATGGCATTACTCTCCCTATATTAGTAATTTTGCAATGGGCAATGTAATTGCACGAaatattcatgaactaatatagcAGAACAAACTACTACCACATACATGATTCATCTACGGGAGCAGTACCGGTGCAACCATCAAGACCCAAGAGTTTCTACACCAAAAAATTTCATCATGACATAGATAAGTTGTGAGTCAGATAGCTGACCAAAACAATCAGTGTCAGGAGGAAAAAGTGTTCATAACGAAAATGCAAGGATTAGTACCTTAAGAGTCTGATAGCATTTTTCAAGGTCACAATTCACCAAAATATGATCAAAGAGACCTGAAGACCTTCCTTCCTCCAGCTCTGTTTTTGCATTTCGCAGTCGTTTTTGAACCTGTTCCTCGGTTTCTGTTCCTCTGATGCACAAACTAAGATAATAAGCATATGGATAATGATTGTAAAAATACAGAGGCTTCCCAAGATTACAATTCCTTTTCTGTATTATCATTATCCCCAACTTGTCTGATTAACATACCGTGCCCGAAGGCGCTTTTCAAGCTCTTCAAATGAGGGTGGGCAGATGAATATGTATATTGCATCAAGCGAACAAGCCCTCACAGACCTGGCGCCTTGGACATCAATGTCCAGAACACACCTCTACAGAAAACCGAATCAACCTTAAAAGGAGGTAAATTCCAAAGGTGAATGATTCAAACTGCAGACTAGCAACCAATCCCAAGACTAAGTAAGGATGGAATGCTTTTAATATACTGCAGGCTAATTTATAGCACATCTTTTACCTTTCCTGCATCTGAAACCACCTCAACTGCTTCAATACTCGTGCCATAAAGATTTCCATGAACAGATGCAGATTCAAGGAACTTCCCGTCACGTATCTCCTTCTCCATTGAAGTTCGTTCTGCGAAATGATAATGAACTCCATCTATCTCCTTTTCTCTGGGAGCACGAGTCGTGTGGCTCACGGAGAATCCAAAAGTGGACGGAAATTCTTTCATGAGTTTTGATATTAACGTTCCCTTACCCACTCCTGATGGACCGCTAATAACTATTGGTTTAGGAGCATGGGCCTTTACTCCCTTACTCCAAGCAACTACCTCAGTTtccattttctcttttttctcccTAACATGTGGTGTATCCACCTAAATATTAGACAGAACAACCAAAGAATCCAATTATTGAAGGTTCAATAAACTTTAATACGAGAAACAGAAGTGAACTACATACATTCAAACACaaagaaacaaaacaaagaagAGATATCTATGAACACAGACCTCAAGAAACCAGGTACAATCATCTGGAGTAGAGTCCTTCTTCAGAACTAATATTCGGTCATTATTTAGAAGTACTGCTGAATGACCTTTGCATTGGGCAGGTTTCGTACCCAATGTAGCAGGAACATCCCTGCCAATTTTACTATATTCCAATTATCCAATCTAGAGAGTAAAAACTACCTAATCTAAAGTGTAAAACATCAACACAGCAGCAAAAACTACAGCTCACCATTTTCCTTCAGACTTATCAAAAATTCGGACAGCGATTCCATCCGTCTCATCATTATCAAATCCTCCAATTACATACTGCACAAAATATAATCAATAAACTTAGTCTAAAAACCAACAAGAAATCCAGAATGAGGTGAAACTGCGGTTTCCGATTAGCTCACCATCTTATCGCCGACCGTGGTAATTGTTTGGAAGTCTTTGACAACCTCAGATGGTAAACTATCACCCACACCATCAACAAAGTCAGCTTGAATTTCACCCTGGTCAAAAAAAGAAACAACCTTTAAGCAAACGGCTAGTGTGCATACCTAGGTACATTGTTACGagtgtttcaacaaatctctaaAGATCTGCAATACAAGAAAATATTGGATGGCCAAACTCACCATAAAGAAATCGCCTTTAGATTCCAAGCTGCTTTGCTCTGAGAAACAAAATGTCATACACAACAAGACTAGATCAGAAACAAATTACAGATCTTTGGAAACGATATCATTCCATTAATGACAAATcgggagaaaaaaaaagaggaggttttctcaacaaaaaaaaaagaaaaaaaagaaaaggtttttGAAAAGTACCGGTGAACCCGGAAATCAAAAACAGCTCCTAAACCACGTTAAGATGTCCGgatctgatttttgtttttgtttaagtgAAACATGAACAGTACAAGGTTGTATGTAACAGACAAACACAAACAAACAATTACCTGTTTCCTCGTAACTTCTGTTACGCTCCTAAAAATTTATTAATAAACAACAATATTTATtgtaaatttctttcttctttttttctctttacgACTGAGTTTGACTGGAACTCCTTTTTCTTTTAACAATGGAGGAAATAAGGAAGGAGAAGAAGAGGGGAGCTTTTGGTGAAGATTGATGGAGAATAATCCTGTGTATTAATGGGTGTAATCAGTTACATTAACGTTTAAGGGCGGCCCTTCTTATATTTTTAGTAATTGGTGAGTAGCGTGAGTTCGGCGCCTCTTTTTGGGTTGCATTCGCTTTCAGCTAATTCACTCCAAAATAACAAATCCATCCCCCCTTTGGTTTCATACAACTTTTAGGTCTAAAGACGACTTTTGCAAGACCCGTTCCTCGGTGGTGGTGGGGAATGATAGACTATTTCTTTGTTATGATTTCACTCAAAGTGGCATAGGCTATAACCATAATTTGGCATCTACTGGATTTAGAAATGGGCAAAGTGTTGGTCAATTCTTGTTGCGTGGGGTGCTTTCAAATTGTTTTTTTTAGGTTGGGTGCGTTGAATCCTTTTACCAAGTTAGCTAGTCATGAGGCTTGTTTTCTACACCGACAAATGGCAAAAGTAAATAGTTTTAGATTTGACTTGTACAAGCCGtacaaagaataaaaagaaaagatataTAGCTCCTAAAAGCCAGTCTTGCGGTGGAGATTTCCAAAGTTCCGGATTCCATATTTGATTATGCATTTAGAAGAGTAAGGATCCATGGAatggacaaggtcagacaagaTTTGTGCCATTTTCTTCGTAAAATCCAAACGACGATGAATTTAAGTATAattgatgatatgtttctcttataagactctacattcttACAAAAAATGAACACAATGAGAGATGTATAAAATTTAAATGACCATTTACCTCTTTAAACTACAAGATCAACATGTAAACATTGAGCTCAAGTTATTAATCGCTCCAAAACTATGAGACTGAGAGTTAAGAGagtgatgtggtttttatgttgttgtagaaagtggtagtaaagttgttgttcattcagacttgtgaagattcgattttagattcaaactcaatagaaaacttaagaagttgttatcaagattataaaaagcaccgagactctggattccaccattgaccaattaagtgatttaatctaatcaatattcatgcaattctttgcgtttaaagtgattctaatatattgcctttagtagatttttgaagtaacaattgtatacatcaagcatgaaacatcaaaagtcttaaactaagcatgctccatcaaaacggatcacaatcattcaataaaaatcaattttccaatattagttccatgcaaataattataaaagaaattgcaagaattaattaaaatagaaatataccacttttcatggaacaatggcttcctctgtcgcctcggctaaggggtttagctcttcatggtgaaaacacactcaaaataataatacatagctcaaaaaggtgttttattggagaagaggtataaagcagagtgtttgtaacagttataattgttacaaaacccactgttacagagaactgttgcaatagGTGTTGTTACAAGAAAcgatagaaaatatatgttgttgaataaaagactgctctgaagggtctaatgttcttcgtgttcttcagcagcagcagcagcagaactcgacttcctgcaacttcgatttctcgactctgtggtgttctaaacttcccctaacTTCTCCTAAACTTGCATCCCCTTATTTGGGACTCGAGCACGCCTTTTATACACCTCCAAACCCTCTAGAACCCGATTAATTCTCTGTTTTCCTTCCGTGCAAGTCACGATAATAATTtcttcccacaattgtttgacgcgtttctgagctttccaacaaaTCCCAAACTCTTCCTTAAATATAAGCGTATCTTAGGAAAGAATATCTTGCCTTTAGTCTCCccgaaattccaaaaataaataatgcagagacccgtgcaaactcactcccctgttttgcttgacCCACGAATTAAACCCTGGTTTGCCGAATCTGAagtgattaccaaccctgtttgggcCTAGCAAGACATATCCAATCCACGACATCCATTGAATCCGGCAACAAATTCACCAGCTCTCGCCTGAAATACCCGTGAAAAGTTcgcacctctgtttccttctaacTCGATTTCTAGCCACTTTCAATCGACGAAATCACTCCTAGTATCCCTGTGTTTGCTCTAACAGATGCTTGCCAtaaattttagccattgaatctcctcaaaacgCGATTAAAACctcaaccctaaatctgcatgtATAATAgttaactttcccgccaaaaaccagaattcaaataatgaagatggttgcccctaatCCAGtgtaggggtgcctttatcatCTGACTTGGGTGCTATGGACAAAAGTGGGTGCTGCGGACAAGTTTGGGTTATACATAGCCTGGGTGCTCCTTAGACAAATCTGGGGTtcgtttagcaactgtcctccggggtgccccgtgcaacttttcgagctgatttttccaaaaatgtttattggccaaaaatacctacacacataaaacaccataataagtacaaaaatgagcactatcaatatatagaatcgagacaaatcagacacaaaaatgtgtctatcaaataccctcagacttattatttgctagtcctcgagcaaatcaaatttagaaaaaaaatcctaactcactgtcgcaggcatcgtcgattgcatttagcgtatgcaataagcctttaaacccctaggtggccctagtggccgagttatagtctcgggagggcttaccagagatatacccacaaaacctttactccataccctagctatctacgcagaaccttggaaggcactaaagaatctccttggttggaataattattgactacaagaggaagtaccctgatgcgaaatttcaattgttgtacacgagtttgcactcaagcatactaaaattcatatataagtgacagagctctactcagatagtcgcactatggacatcaatatccggagtcaaaactaatcacatgtatagatcaagaagatggatatatagaaaaacatagatggtgttgatgtttactaagtgaacggcgtttcccatatctgtctgaaggcctccgccaaaatgaacctatcctaatgaattgaggtactagtctgactaatatcaacacagtggcatatacaagggaaccagtggtcgataacctaactctaggtaaacacaattggcatatacaagggtaccagtggtcgactttattgaatttattccttttggtcaaatggtctggtctcaattttttattttttttaatctctttttttttcttttttttcaactttttttttcatggtatctcaatcactctaattcaccctagcattggtaacaacttgaatcgtgagccccacctaatcactcatagtttaaaaacaaaacaacatcaaaaagaagtgaaaaggacttaacgagatatggtgaaactatcatgttatttctaacaactgagctctgtgcttttatgaatagactctttagatgttgccatctaatcatattggttcctcaactcctacaaccaaaatgcttccatccacttaggttggttagtgcgatccttaataaatataaatttctaggctccggagtttattaatgcaactaaaaagtttctctcatacccccaaacttaaatctaacattgtcctcaatgttctaaagatgaaatagcatgaacaaggaaaaacttttaccattgaagtaaaagagttaaggaaagatattaccgtgttgcatgagattgggttacctcccaataagtgctaagtttaaagtcttcatccaaacatcaagtttcataaaatggctagttacctttcaaGTCATATATCAGTAgttgaaataactgtgggtcatcaaaacgaaataaaactgccactaatatgaaacaactgcacaggatcagataaaataacataaggagcacaacctcattgaaagtttcttgcaagacaactggatttatttggggCGCCCATTTGGGCTtaatatgagtgtcttgaaaaacagattcatccgaaaaacgggactttaatagctggatttcctcctggacagtatcaggaggatcgggttgaggagtctgaatagactcaagtgatacctcatatgcagtaggctcgagtcccaagttagggacttctactagggacaattgacgatcactacccccaaacttataattttgggtgtctctagatagactagtcacaatattcctaatttctagaccatcaggtttctgaaaaaggtcaattgctttctctgagttataatcaggtggttcatcctctaaattcttttgaggtatactagttgtaggacttatatgtttcatatcctgtatggtcaaccctagagtttccttattgtcttgaagcacgatttatggcctgctgtcctgatcggatgctataatcacaggcaaagtcttagatgaccctaagaatgcagatttagggtccaacttaggaggctcttctaaacaagggattaaggtagactcaaaagctagtaatggttcgaacctagctttccatttatcagtatctaacataggaatagaatccaacatagcattcacttgttcaatgttgctatcttcgtcgaaatccatgctaaagtgggctagacaactctctaatggatcttccgatatgaggtttggtaatgactcctgaattaaggttcctatcatgttcacctcttcaatgcacgtgtcatctagctcagaatgtagcttattgacattaaaaatattcaactcaatagtcatattaccaaaagatagattcataataccatttcgacaatttatgatcgcattagacgtagctaaaaatggggacctaaaatcacaggtatctggttctctgggtcagggacaggttgggtatctaagaccacgaaatccacaggataaataaacttgtcgacctcaataagaacatcttctatcacaccacgaggaatcttgacagacctatcagctaactgcaatgttatcttggtaggtttcaattcaccgagccctagctttaagtacacatggtatgggagtaagttcacactggctcctaagtcaagtaaagctttgtgtACCCTGTGTTTTCCTATCATACAAGCAATAGTAGGCGCACCTGGGTTTTTATATttaggagttgtggggttctgaatgatcgaacttacatgactagctaaaaaggtttttttagggacactaagctttcgctttcgcgtacacatatccttaagaaacttggcgtAAGCTggaagttgcctaattgcttctagtaacggaaggtttatggtaactttcctaaaaacctccattatgtcattaaagttggattcactctttgttggtactaatagctatggaaatggggctctaggcataaaatagggcctctcaggagccgaattgacatcatcagaaactttatcagtcttctcagctatggttggtcctgaggtgtgaactacagtatgctcactatcgggcatggttacctgattttctactactctgccactcctaagggttctaacaacattcaatcgattcgatggttttgcacctacttcatgaactcctctaggattgggattagtctgactagggaaccttccgttatctctctcacttaaggtcttagctatttggccgacatgaagttctaacttagaaagagtctgagcattagtttgaaagttctgcttggtttcctgttgaaaactaacttgtCTCTTTAATAACATgtcctggctctgtgctaacatatcctggctctttcttaatatactaagagattcctctaagctcgttATTCTATTCTGtgaagagttctgaaactgacctgaagagttcttatctgaacctgggggagcattagaattactaaactgaccttgactatggcctttagaccacgaaaggttcggatggtttctccaaccaggattataggtttctgaatatgggtcaaacttctgacggttatcgaatctagtgttattatagagagcattggcttgctattcattattctggccttcccaaaaaggctctaatctaccactagtgtgacccacttctaaagcttctaaccttttcgctatatcagcaattttggcatctgattcgaagtttccttctaccctattaatttttgctctgcctagaagaattgttttctggggtcccctattactttcccattgttgggtcttttcggcgatttcatgcaaatatgtcatagcatcatcaactgtttggttttcaaacccacctgtacacatagattctactgtagttgtagtgggataatctaaaccctcataaaggatctgaactaacctaaccttttctaaaccatgatgaggacattgagctaatagatcattgaacctttccaaatacctatgcaaggattctccctcctgttgagaaaatgtgcagatttgcgtgctaatagacgatgttttgtgcctagggaaaaacttgttcgaaaaggcagatgtaagttgttcatatgtttcaattgatccggaagccaaactatatagccacgatttggctttatctttcaaggaaaaggggaataacctgagtttcaaagcatcatcatcaaggtttctaatttttagggtactacaaatttcctcaaagtccctaacatggaaataggggttttcattttctttccctaaaaatattgggagcaactgtaaggttccaggcttaagttcataattttcttcagtttcagataacctgatacacgagggacgagtagtcctagtagggttcaacaaagctttcaaagtttccatttctggcactattggaatatcagggattttctcctcaaacggacattcaaaaacggaatcttcaagaactgggctttctaaattgaggtaatcgagacgcgtctcttttacgttcaggcatgcaaaagaataaggtgGGGAAttatatgcaatcacaaaacaaggctgactcaaccaaatcaaacctattgatttctagcaaacaaaaagcatgatggctcc encodes the following:
- the LOC113314416 gene encoding guanylate kinase 2-like isoform X2; this encodes MGEIQADFVDGVGDSLPSEVVKDFQTITTVGDKMYVIGGFDNDETDGIAVRIFDKSEGKWDVPATLGTKPAQCKGHSAVLLNNDRILVLKKDSTPDDCTWFLEVDTPHVREKKEKMETEVVAWSKGVKAHAPKPIVISGPSGVGKGTLISKLMKEFPSTFGFSVSHTTRAPREKEIDGVHYHFAERTSMEKEIRDGKFLESASVHGNLYGTSIEAVEVVSDAGKRCVLDIDVQGARSVRACSLDAIYIFICPPSFEELEKRLRARGTETEEQVQKRLRNAKTELEEGRSSGLFDHILVNCDLEKCYQTLKKLLGLDGCTGTAPVDESSVKNVELPSGHSISEVNQKVLIHCVTTDPGKKLFVLDVSSLKGGAPGRTRGLNMYAIDPFANCLNGGLKEMQMPSY
- the LOC113314416 gene encoding guanylate kinase 2-like isoform X1: MGEIQADFVDGVGDSLPSEVVKDFQTITTVGDKMYVIGGFDNDETDGIAVRIFDKSEGKCKIGRDVPATLGTKPAQCKGHSAVLLNNDRILVLKKDSTPDDCTWFLEVDTPHVREKKEKMETEVVAWSKGVKAHAPKPIVISGPSGVGKGTLISKLMKEFPSTFGFSVSHTTRAPREKEIDGVHYHFAERTSMEKEIRDGKFLESASVHGNLYGTSIEAVEVVSDAGKRCVLDIDVQGARSVRACSLDAIYIFICPPSFEELEKRLRARGTETEEQVQKRLRNAKTELEEGRSSGLFDHILVNCDLEKCYQTLKKLLGLDGCTGTAPVDESSVKNVELPSGHSISEVNQKVLIHCVTTDPGKKLFVLDVSSLKGGAPGRTRGLNMYAIDPFANCLNGGLKEMQMPSY